The genomic segment TCTTGTGAGCTGATCCCAAAAACTGCATTGAAATTGAATGAActgagctgcaccaggggagagAAACAGGGCAGAACACGGaggtaaaaaagcaaaatccaaaaCTCAGATCAAAGAGTGCATTTAGCCACACACCATCTGTTGCAAGACACTGTGTTTCTTGGTAATGCAAACTACCCAACTATTTGCTTGAGAATAACATGGAATTTGGTTTGTTGTGGAAATGGTTTTGGGTTGGGAGCATGCAGAGCCCACGGGTGtaggaaagaaagcaaacccaGGACTGAGCTtgcaaaaaagaataaataaataaatactataGCAAATTAGAGCTTGCCACATGCAGACAAATAGCAAAGTCTTGGCTGGCCTTCACAGaccccagcagccacagagagaaaggaaattcagaCCACTTCGGGTGTCACCACATTCTGAACCACACAACCATCAGATGAACTCAGAGCATAACATTTCcaaaaggaatgaaaaggaaTCTCTGAGTGCTGCCTTAACAACTGAGCTGAAAGCGGGAGAAATATATCTATTCCTACTcaaacaaaaaagggaaataatatcaacaaaaaaatatataaaaatgagatgtaaataaaaaataaaatgcataaaatattaATCTGATGCCTGTGACGAGTATCTGGCCAATCACTGGTTTACTTCATCTCTACAACTCATATAAAAGGACAATTTACTTCCAGCAATACAGAATAATTTCACAGTGAAAGTTTAATGAAAGACTGGATTTCAGCAAAATCTCTTTAATAAGAATCCATgactcttcagaaaaaaaatcagaatgttTTTGACTAAGTGTGAACAAAGCTTGTATTCTGATGGAGAAAAGCTTTACATTTATTGAGGGTAAATCCCTTATCTCTTCTGCAACAGAATCTCCACTGATCTGTGTTGTCAGCTACAAGTGTGACGCTGTACAAACATACCTGTTGGTATTCTTGCCTCGTTTGCAACTGGGATAACTGTTTACAAACAAGTGCTCTGTCAGATAAAGAAACATTCTCAGAAGCCAATAGCTTCATTTTCCACTTCCCCAGCAGGTTCTACCAAAGATACACATGACATCTCAGAGGGTGTTTAACATATCTTTAATGCTGCATTAACTCTGATCAGCTGTATAATGACGACTCTGGCATGGGAGAATAAATCCATCCTTCCCAAGGTGACTTTAACTTGGACTTGTTTTTGCTGATAATGGTATAGGGAAGGCCTTTAAAGGTTATCAGCTTGCCTTCTTTGGCTACCAATATTCAGCCAGGTCTCCCTGACACAAGATATTGCTTTAtactcagaagaaactggggcaaagaaaataaactctTCAAGATCACACGGAACTAAGAGTAGAAACTTAGTGCAGGATGAAAAGCCTTAGTTATAGACTTCCTAATTCTAGCTCATATAATCTCTACCAATTCTGGTGTTTGTATGTGACAACTCTGTACAGCTGCAAAGcagacattttgaaaaaaaaaacaaaaaacacctcTTTAGCATTTTATTGGGCTCTCCCAAACCACATCACTTTATGAGCACATTTATTtgcactgcctgtgccagctgctgcacacACTTAAGCAGAATACAGTTAAATGTCAATTTCTTCAGAAAGTACCAGCCCTGATCATTTCGGTTTATAGACCACGCTTTGGAATACTACCATCGTCAACACTGCCCTTCCTACACGGAATTAGCTCAAAGCAGGGGATGCAGAGCATTCAGCCATGCACAAAGGAGCTGCCTGAAGACAGAACAAGGAAGAATGTGCCAGCTCCACTTGTTTAACTGCTTCTGTCACCTGAGCCATGGCTTCGGCGCCGAGCGCCAGCTGTTCCCTCTGTCTCTTTCcggctggccctgcccagcagccgGACACCGAGCTGTGACACCGAGCTGTGACACTTGGCCATCTGGGCCCCATCTCCGGCTGGGCTTTGTGTGTTTCCATGGCCAGGCTCCCCATGGCTCCCTGGGCACCAGTGTCCCACCACCATCCCCGCCAACAGCCCCGCGTATTCCCCGATGTTCCAGCGGAGTCTCCCGCGCTCCGCTCCGTgcgcagcccagccccacacagcgGGTGCAGCCCCGCTGAAGAATCCCATCGGGAGCCCAGCTCCGGCCCCGGTTTCCTGCGGGAGCGGAGCGAGGCGAGGCCGTGCCAGGCCGGCAGCTCCGCACGGCTCCCCAGGGACCAGCCACACACACCGGGCATCACTAGCAGGTTATATAATACATGACTATCTGTAAGATAcgtattatatttataaataataaagcaaTCAAACAGGAGGGGTTTCCCCCCTGCGGCCCCTCGGCGGGTGCCCCCGATGGCGGGTCGCGGCTGCCGCGGGCGGTGCCCACCTGAAGACGCggagcaggaggcagccgaTGAGCGCGGCTGTGAGCACGCAGGCCCCGATGACGGCGGCTTTGAGCGCGGAGAGGTCGCGGAGCATCGCGGGCACGGGGCTCAGGCGGGCCCCGCTGTGGTTGCCGGGGcccggcgcggcgggcgggcggctgCCGTTGCCCGCCGGCGGCTCCAGGCTGccgcgggcggcgggcgcggcgggcaggagcagcggcagcagcagcgaggCCGCGAGCAGCGGcagcggggcggcggcggagcgcATCCTGCCC from the Zonotrichia leucophrys gambelii isolate GWCS_2022_RI chromosome 10, RI_Zleu_2.0, whole genome shotgun sequence genome contains:
- the FAM174B gene encoding membrane protein FAM174B — translated: MRSAAAPLPLLAASLLLPLLLPAAPAARGSLEPPAGNGSRPPAAPGPGNHSGARLSPVPAMLRDLSALKAAVIGACVLTAALIGCLLLRVFRSGKRIKKTRKYDIITTPAERVEMAPLNEEDDEDEDSTVFDVKYR